From one Caldithrix abyssi DSM 13497 genomic stretch:
- a CDS encoding sugar phosphate nucleotidyltransferase yields the protein MKAVIVAAGRGSRLMNHKPKTLTEIGGKTIFQYILKNLTAAGVRQFVVVVGYQAPILQDFLVQHDYFGLDIQTVYNDEWQRGNGISVLKSESLVGNQPFILSMSDHIVSPAALQRIIEAEDSRNLLLVDPDVERIFDIDDATKVQLKNEVILDIGKELDAYNGIDCGIFRLKPDFYQAMRQQLQEGKESISAAIQKLINNNDMAAVFMQNDEWWIDIDTPESLAYAQKRIRDLTYQELSI from the coding sequence ATGAAAGCTGTTATTGTTGCCGCAGGACGCGGCAGTCGCCTGATGAATCACAAACCTAAAACGTTGACCGAAATTGGTGGGAAAACGATATTTCAATACATTCTGAAAAACTTAACCGCGGCCGGCGTCCGGCAGTTTGTGGTCGTGGTGGGCTACCAGGCGCCAATTTTGCAAGATTTTTTGGTGCAACACGATTATTTTGGGCTGGATATCCAGACGGTGTACAACGATGAATGGCAACGGGGCAACGGAATTTCTGTCCTCAAGTCCGAAAGCCTTGTTGGCAACCAGCCTTTTATTCTTTCCATGAGCGATCACATCGTCAGTCCGGCCGCTTTGCAACGAATCATTGAGGCCGAGGACTCGCGCAATCTTTTGCTGGTCGATCCGGATGTGGAGCGCATTTTTGACATCGATGACGCCACCAAAGTGCAGTTAAAAAATGAAGTAATTCTGGACATCGGAAAAGAACTGGACGCTTACAATGGCATTGATTGCGGTATTTTTAGATTGAAACCTGATTTTTATCAGGCCATGCGCCAACAACTCCAGGAGGGTAAAGAATCGATCAGCGCCGCCATTCAAAAATTGATTAACAACAACGACATGGCCGCTGTATTCATGCAAAATGATGAATGGTGGATCGATATCGATACGCCGGAAAGCCTGGCCTACGCCCAAAAGCGGATTCGTGATCTCACTTATCAGGAACTTTCTATTTAA
- a CDS encoding sulfotransferase family protein produces the protein MVQELLPELQVKHRKLNPVFVIGHGRSGTSILIKLIRKYLKINFGTESQFILRYYDALEQYGDLNRRENLINLLEDIVQERYFKRIKKRFNFDLDKEKVLSSLKFPSYSGLLQAIFLQFAQYHGMERWGDKTPEYIFGLDKILRLFPDAQFIHIVRDGRDVALSEFKTHFGPKNIHCAAEEWKKRINLAQNFFATLKDDQKFELRYEDLLQNPVLIFQQLIDFLGIDDQDKSLIRFIAKNIVSDLKRGNFNKWHTALSKSQIYRFERVAHRELTAYHYPLIFSHFTKPSLIETYYWRLHSKFKRLLVPGTIEDNLYRIRLRVKSRLLPLRKKLQFVAGAHRKVSFN, from the coding sequence ATGGTTCAAGAACTATTGCCAGAGCTGCAGGTAAAACATCGAAAGTTGAATCCAGTCTTTGTTATTGGTCATGGGCGGTCGGGCACCTCTATTTTAATCAAACTGATTCGCAAGTATTTGAAGATTAACTTTGGCACGGAAAGCCAGTTCATCCTCCGTTATTATGACGCATTAGAGCAATACGGTGATCTTAATCGCCGGGAAAATTTGATCAATCTGCTGGAAGATATCGTTCAGGAGCGTTATTTTAAACGAATAAAGAAAAGGTTTAACTTTGATCTCGATAAAGAAAAGGTATTATCATCGTTAAAATTCCCTTCTTATTCCGGGCTTCTTCAGGCCATTTTTTTACAATTTGCACAATATCATGGCATGGAACGCTGGGGAGACAAAACACCGGAATACATTTTCGGCCTGGATAAAATTCTGCGGCTGTTTCCAGACGCTCAGTTCATTCACATTGTACGCGATGGACGCGACGTTGCTCTGTCGGAATTCAAAACGCATTTTGGCCCCAAAAACATCCACTGCGCGGCCGAAGAATGGAAGAAAAGAATTAACTTAGCACAAAATTTCTTTGCTACATTAAAAGACGATCAAAAATTTGAGTTGCGGTATGAAGATCTCTTACAAAATCCTGTTTTAATCTTTCAACAACTGATTGATTTTCTTGGAATAGATGATCAGGATAAGAGCTTAATCCGTTTCATTGCCAAAAACATTGTCTCCGATTTAAAGCGCGGGAATTTTAACAAGTGGCATACCGCGCTTTCCAAAAGTCAAATTTATCGATTTGAGCGTGTTGCTCACCGGGAATTGACTGCTTATCATTATCCATTGATCTTTTCGCATTTTACAAAACCGTCGCTCATAGAAACGTATTACTGGCGCCTCCATTCAAAATTCAAAAGGTTACTTGTCCCCGGAACAATTGAAGATAACCTGTACCGCATCAGGCTGCGTGTTAAAAGTCGCCTTCTTCCTTTAAGGAAAAAACTACAATTTGTAGCGGGAGCTCACCGCAAAGTATCATTCAATTAG
- a CDS encoding IS1182 family transposase — translation MSFITYNRSQMNLFGYSVEDFARDDPKSRFVVELVSRLDLSALYSRYSSQGGDSYAPDMMLALWFYAYSNGITSTRKLEELCKYDTRYIYITGNQHPDHSTLSRFRKAHLDLLDQYFVEILLIAQAEGISSFNQIAIDGTKIKAHSSKRHGYTEDQLDKRIEKLRAEIKQYMQRCNFVEQGATDELDLETLRAEKERLERLEKEILERKAQLKERKKQLKSEHRSRHQINVKEPDARMMPSVDGPGYNAQLGVDMSSHLIVAHEVVSQPNDQGQFIPIQEQVEKNLGSDDKRSYTADSGYHNSADLKELEEKQIDAVIADPQLSNRSIKETPTSKEELQKEERKLKRSDFVYHEQGDYYECPAGKKLFPVERNSERIVYRSNDCQDCPLINLCISSKKKVKQIHRSVNESYCERMAKKLQTSAAQERLKKRSVTVEPVFGNLKHNLGYRGFSLSGLNNVRSEFTLMCIGHNINVLFKNMLGKRLAAFIKASQEKDDLLILFSKNILAFLILYFAQRLRMRKNYQYRRI, via the coding sequence ATGAGTTTTATTACTTATAATCGCTCACAAATGAATCTCTTTGGCTATAGTGTGGAAGATTTTGCCAGAGACGATCCAAAGAGTCGATTTGTAGTGGAGTTGGTTTCGCGCCTTGATTTAAGTGCACTTTATTCCCGTTATAGTTCACAAGGCGGTGATTCTTATGCCCCAGACATGATGCTTGCCTTATGGTTTTATGCTTATAGTAACGGCATTACCAGCACCCGTAAGCTGGAGGAATTGTGTAAATATGATACGCGCTACATTTATATCACTGGGAATCAGCATCCGGATCATAGTACATTAAGTCGTTTTCGCAAGGCACATTTGGATTTATTAGACCAATATTTTGTAGAGATACTTTTAATTGCCCAGGCCGAAGGCATAAGTAGTTTCAACCAGATAGCCATAGATGGCACGAAAATCAAAGCGCACAGCAGTAAGCGTCATGGCTACACTGAGGATCAATTAGACAAACGTATAGAGAAGTTAAGAGCAGAGATCAAGCAATACATGCAGCGCTGTAATTTTGTAGAACAGGGGGCCACGGATGAATTAGATTTAGAAACTCTTCGAGCGGAGAAAGAACGGCTTGAGCGCTTAGAGAAAGAGATATTAGAACGTAAAGCCCAATTGAAAGAGCGTAAGAAACAGCTCAAATCAGAACATCGTTCAAGACATCAAATAAATGTAAAAGAGCCGGATGCCCGCATGATGCCTTCGGTGGATGGGCCGGGTTATAACGCACAATTAGGCGTAGATATGTCGAGTCATTTAATTGTAGCCCATGAAGTGGTAAGCCAGCCCAACGACCAGGGTCAATTCATACCGATCCAAGAACAAGTAGAGAAGAATCTTGGTTCAGATGATAAGCGATCTTACACAGCCGATTCCGGTTATCACAATAGCGCAGACCTAAAAGAATTGGAAGAAAAGCAGATCGATGCCGTAATAGCCGATCCCCAGTTATCCAATCGTTCGATAAAGGAGACACCGACCTCCAAGGAAGAATTGCAAAAAGAAGAAAGAAAACTAAAACGAAGTGATTTTGTGTATCATGAACAGGGAGATTACTATGAATGTCCGGCGGGTAAGAAGCTTTTTCCAGTTGAGAGGAATAGCGAACGGATCGTATATCGTTCCAATGATTGTCAGGACTGTCCCTTAATTAATTTATGCATTTCCAGTAAAAAGAAAGTTAAGCAAATCCATCGTTCAGTTAATGAGAGTTATTGCGAACGTATGGCGAAAAAGTTACAAACTTCAGCGGCGCAGGAACGACTAAAGAAGCGTTCGGTGACAGTTGAACCTGTTTTTGGTAATTTGAAGCATAATTTAGGCTATCGTGGATTTTCCTTATCTGGTCTTAATAATGTTCGTAGTGAATTTACGTTAATGTGTATTGGGCATAATATTAATGTTCTATTTAAAAATATGTTAGGGAAACGTTTAGCAGCGTTTATAAAAGCATCACAAGAAAAAGATGATCTATTAATTTTATTTTCAAAGAATATTTTGGCATTTTTAATTCTATATTTTGCCCAACGTTTAAGAATGAGAAAAAATTATCAATATCGGAGAATATAA
- a CDS encoding superoxide dismutase — translation MSNRRNFLKASGLVMAGGILAPHIMAANAEQSADLSGQLTEHKLPPLPYAYDALEPYINRRIMELHHSKHHAGYVKGLNKAEKELARARATGDFGLIQYWSRKAAFNGGGHFLHSMFWKVMAPAGKGGGGKPKGELLKMIERDFGSFEAFKAQFSAAAKAVEGSGWGLLHYRPQDDRLIVLQAENQQKLSPWGSTPVMGIDVWEHAYYLQYENKRAAYIEAWWNIVNWEQVWKNILALRK, via the coding sequence ATGTCCAATCGTAGAAACTTTTTAAAAGCAAGCGGCCTGGTAATGGCTGGCGGTATTTTAGCGCCTCATATTATGGCGGCCAATGCAGAACAATCTGCGGACCTCAGCGGCCAACTAACCGAACACAAATTACCGCCGTTACCCTACGCGTATGATGCGCTGGAACCATACATTAACAGGAGAATTATGGAATTACACCACAGTAAGCATCATGCCGGTTATGTAAAAGGATTAAACAAGGCGGAAAAAGAACTGGCCAGAGCGCGGGCAACCGGCGATTTCGGTTTAATTCAGTACTGGTCGCGTAAAGCTGCCTTTAACGGCGGCGGACACTTTTTACACTCCATGTTCTGGAAAGTGATGGCGCCGGCTGGCAAAGGCGGTGGCGGTAAACCGAAAGGCGAACTGCTTAAGATGATTGAACGCGACTTTGGTAGCTTTGAAGCCTTTAAAGCGCAATTTTCCGCAGCGGCCAAAGCGGTTGAAGGCAGCGGCTGGGGGCTACTCCATTACCGCCCGCAGGACGATCGGTTGATTGTTCTACAGGCCGAAAATCAACAGAAACTCTCGCCCTGGGGCAGCACTCCGGTGATGGGTATCGACGTTTGGGAACATGCCTATTATCTACAGTACGAAAACAAACGGGCCGCTTACATCGAAGCATGGTGGAATATCGTCAACTGGGAACAGGTCTGGAAAAATATTTTAGCTCTGCGGAAATAA
- a CDS encoding DUF4105 domain-containing protein, with amino-acid sequence MKHIKFILLALLTVRLLFSAPMPWATGQSKAENLTFYLVTFGPGDDIPSYWGHVALIVEDTVLQQSAIYNYGLYSFDNDMIFRFVMGRLIFEVGRASVSGYFNYYRRENREIRLTHLNIPLKSRLKLARFVEWNILPQNKKYLYHHYYDNCSTRLRDLLDQAVDGQFKQAMQAPASMTLRQHTRRYVARNPALEWLLMFLMSDRIDQPITKWDEMFLPDELERHVLAFSYTDSTGQQHALADSPVIWFKANRSPTPKNVPRHEWPVLFFGLFIGGLALLLVLIQKRRPFRWFTLIFSLYNFLLGLVLGIPGLVLFFVMFFTEHDVTYGNENILLANPLTLLIAVFAIFLAREKAWAYKSLKFLWILQLAGAGLLILLKLILPSFDQDNLLAFCFIMPVTIGMTISFLRLPESMFIDS; translated from the coding sequence ATGAAACACATTAAATTCATCTTACTTGCGCTTTTAACGGTACGCTTACTCTTTTCCGCTCCCATGCCCTGGGCAACCGGCCAGAGCAAAGCAGAAAATTTGACCTTTTACCTGGTAACTTTTGGACCGGGAGACGACATTCCTTCTTATTGGGGCCATGTGGCATTGATTGTGGAAGACACCGTGCTGCAGCAATCGGCCATCTACAACTACGGACTCTATTCATTTGACAATGATATGATTTTCCGTTTTGTTATGGGACGGCTAATATTTGAAGTAGGCCGCGCTTCCGTTAGCGGTTATTTTAACTACTACCGTCGCGAAAACCGTGAAATTCGGCTGACCCATCTGAACATCCCCTTAAAAAGCCGATTAAAGCTTGCCCGCTTTGTAGAATGGAATATTTTACCACAAAACAAAAAATACCTCTACCATCATTATTACGATAACTGTTCCACTCGTTTGCGAGACCTGCTGGATCAGGCGGTTGACGGTCAGTTTAAACAGGCCATGCAAGCGCCGGCATCCATGACCTTGCGTCAACACACCAGACGTTATGTGGCCCGAAATCCCGCCCTGGAATGGCTGCTCATGTTCTTGATGAGCGACCGCATCGATCAACCCATTACAAAATGGGACGAAATGTTTTTACCCGATGAACTGGAACGACACGTGCTGGCTTTTAGCTACACAGACAGCACAGGGCAACAACACGCCCTTGCCGACTCTCCGGTAATCTGGTTTAAGGCCAACCGTTCGCCCACACCGAAAAACGTCCCTCGACACGAATGGCCGGTCTTGTTTTTCGGTTTATTCATCGGAGGCCTGGCTCTTCTTTTAGTTCTGATCCAAAAACGAAGACCCTTTCGCTGGTTTACGCTGATTTTCAGTCTTTACAACTTTTTACTGGGATTGGTTTTAGGAATTCCTGGCCTGGTGTTATTTTTTGTGATGTTTTTTACCGAACACGACGTGACCTACGGTAACGAAAATATTCTTTTGGCCAATCCGCTTACCTTGTTAATCGCCGTTTTTGCCATTTTTCTGGCCCGCGAAAAAGCGTGGGCTTATAAATCGTTAAAGTTTTTGTGGATTTTACAACTGGCAGGCGCCGGTTTGTTAATTCTTTTAAAACTTATTTTACCTTCCTTTGACCAGGACAACCTTCTGGCCTTTTGCTTCATTATGCCTGTCACCATTGGCATGACCATTAGCTTTTTACGGCTGCCAGAAAGCATGTTCATCGATTCCTGA